The Sesamum indicum cultivar Zhongzhi No. 13 unplaced genomic scaffold, S_indicum_v1.0 scaffold00185, whole genome shotgun sequence genome includes a region encoding these proteins:
- the LOC105179648 gene encoding dnaJ homolog subfamily C GRV2-like: MAASLSAQIATMVSDLYREQVKGRVVDWDVPEQASSQQEMRNEPQVGGIYVRLFLKDPKFPLRNPKRFLEGLLDQYLTSVAASQYDGQAIDTELPLLLSAATVSLLRMYPALADHVGYLGYVPKLVSAVAHGASRETIASETYVSEDG, translated from the exons ATGGCTGCATCGTTGTCTGCACAAATAGCAACTATGGTTTCGGATCTGTACCGTGAACAGGTGAAAGGACGTGTTGTTGATTGGGATGTACCTGAGCAGGCCTCTAGTCAACAGGAGATGAGAAATGAACCTCAG GTTGGAGGGATCTATGTTAGGTTATTCCTGAAAGATCCCAAATTTccacttagaaatcccaagagATTTCTTGAAGGGCTGCTGGATCAGTACCTTACATCCGTTGCCGCCTCACAATATGATGGCCAAGCTATTGACACTGAACTTCCTCTACTTCTTTCTGCTGCCACGGTCTCTTTACTCAGGATGTACCCCGCTCTTGCAGATCATGTTGGATATCTTGGTTATGTGCCCAAACTTGTGTCTGCAGTAGCCCATGGAGCAAGCAGAGAAACAATAGCTTCAGAAACCTATGTATCTGAGGATGGT
- the LOC105179644 gene encoding dnaJ homolog subfamily C GRV2-like isoform X1: MVADSSGLLILLQLLHSSPSCREGALHVLYALASTPELAWAAAKHGGLVFILEVLLPIQEEIPLQQRAAAASLLGKLVGQTMHGPRVAISLARFLPDFLVSVIRDGPGEAVVIALEQTTKLLN; encoded by the exons ATGGTCGCAGATAGCTCTGGTCTGCTTATTTTATTACAGTTGCTTCACTCATCTCCCAGCTGCCGTGAAGGAGCTTTGCATGTTCTCTATGCCTTGGCAAGCACGCCGGAGCTAGCTTGGGCAGCTGCAAAGCATGGAGGGTTGGTTTTCATTCTTGAAGTTCTCTTGCCAATACAAG AAGAGATTCCGTTGCAGCAAAGAGCCGCAGCAGCTTCGCTACTAGGGAAGCTTGTTGGCCAGACTATGCATGGGCCTAGAGTGGCGATAAGTCTGGCAAGATTTCTGCCTGATTTCCTTGTCTCGGTAATCAGGGATGGTCCTGGTGAAGCAGTTGTGATTGCTCttgaacaaacaacaaaactcCTGAACTAG
- the LOC105179644 gene encoding dnaJ homolog subfamily C GRV2-like isoform X2 produces MVADSSGLLILLQLLHSSPSCREGALHVLYALASTPELAWAAAKHGGLVFILEVLLPIQEIPLQQRAAAASLLGKLVGQTMHGPRVAISLARFLPDFLVSVIRDGPGEAVVIALEQTTKLLN; encoded by the exons ATGGTCGCAGATAGCTCTGGTCTGCTTATTTTATTACAGTTGCTTCACTCATCTCCCAGCTGCCGTGAAGGAGCTTTGCATGTTCTCTATGCCTTGGCAAGCACGCCGGAGCTAGCTTGGGCAGCTGCAAAGCATGGAGGGTTGGTTTTCATTCTTGAAGTTCTCTTGCCAATACAAG AGATTCCGTTGCAGCAAAGAGCCGCAGCAGCTTCGCTACTAGGGAAGCTTGTTGGCCAGACTATGCATGGGCCTAGAGTGGCGATAAGTCTGGCAAGATTTCTGCCTGATTTCCTTGTCTCGGTAATCAGGGATGGTCCTGGTGAAGCAGTTGTGATTGCTCttgaacaaacaacaaaactcCTGAACTAG